One stretch of Buteo buteo chromosome Z, bButBut1.hap1.1, whole genome shotgun sequence DNA includes these proteins:
- the GNE gene encoding bifunctional UDP-N-acetylglucosamine 2-epimerase/N-acetylmannosamine kinase isoform X1: MGTNAPPRREPLARGPHEVYFKNLSKQKQKEVMEKNGNNHKLRVCVATCNRADYSKLAPIMFGIKAEPQFFELDVVVLGSHLIDDYGNTYRMIEQDDFDIHTRLHTIVRGEDEAAMVESVGLALVKLPDVLNRLKPDIMIVHGDRFDALALATSAALMNIRILHIEGGEVSGTIDDSIRHAITKLAHYHVCCTRSAEQHLIAMCEDHDRILLAGCPSYDKLLSAKNKDYMSIIRMWLGEDVKTRDYIVALQHPVTTDIKHSIKMFELTLDALISFNKRTLVLFPNVDAGSKEMVRVMRKKGIEHHPNFRAVKHVPFDQFIQLVAHAGCMIGNSSCGVREVGAFGTPVINLGTRQTGRETGENVLHVRDADTQDKILHALQLQFGKQYPCSKIYGDGNAVPRILKFLKSIDLKEPLQKKFCFPPVKDNISQDIDHILETQSALAVDLGGTNLRVAIVSMKGEIVKKYTQLNPKTYEDRLELILKMCVEAASEAVNVNCRILGVGISTGGRVNPREGIVLHSTKLIQEWSSVDLRTPISDALHLPVWVDNDGNCAALAERKFGHGKGIENFVTLITGTGIGGGIIHQHELIHGSSFCAAELGHIVVSLDGPECLCGSQGCIEAYASGIALQREAKKLHDEDLLLVEGMSMKKEEVVSAAHLIQAAKLGNTKADSILRTAGTALGLGVVNILHTMNPSLVILSGVLASHYVNAVKDVINRQALSSVKTVDVVVSNLADPALLGAASLVLDYTTRRIY, encoded by the exons GAAGTGTATTTCAAGaatctttcaaaacagaaacaaaaggaagtcATGGAGAAGAATGGAAACAACCACAAACTTCGTGTTTGTGTTGCTACTTGCAACCGTGCTGATTATTCAAAATTAGCTCCCATTATGTTTGGTATTAAGGCAGAACCACAGTTCTTTGAGCTTGATGTCGTAGTACTTGGTTCCCACCTGATCGATGATTATGG TAATACCTATCGTATGATTGAACAAGATGATTTCGATATTCATACAAGATTGCACACCATTGTGAGAGGGGAGGATGAGGCAGCTATGGTGGAGTCAGTAGGCCTTGCATTAGTCAAGTTACCAGATGTCCTGAACCGCCTGAAACCTGACATAATGATAGTTCATGGGGACAGATTTGACGCTTTGGCCCTGGCCACATCTGCAGCCCTGATGAATATTCGCATTCTTCACATTGAAGGTGGAGAAGTCAGTGGGACCATTGATGACTCTATCAGACATGCTATAACCAAACTGGCCCATTACCATGTGTGCTGCACGAGGAGTGCAGAGCAGCATTTGATAGCCATGTGTGAAGACCATGACCGCATCCTTCTAGCAGGCTGTCCCTCATATGACAAGCTTCTCTCTGCCAAAAATAAGGACTACATGAGTATTATACGCATGTGGCTAG GTGAAGATGTCAAAACCAGGGATTATATAGTTGCTCTTCAACATCCTGTAACCACAGATATTAAACATTCCATAAAGATGTTTGAGCTGACGCTAGATGCACTCATCTCCTTCAACAAGAGAACACTTGTTCTATTCCCTAATGTGGATGCAG gAAGCAAAGAGATGGTTCGGGTGATGAGGAAGAAGGGCATTGAACATCATCCCAATTTTCGGGCAGTAAAGCATGTCCCATTTGACCAGTTCATTCAGCTAGTTGCTCATGCTGGCTGTATGATTGGTAACAGCAGTTGTGGTGTCAGAGAGGTGGGAGCATTTGGTACACCTGTCATTAACCTGGGGACACGTCagacaggaagagaaacag GTGAAAATGTTCTTCATGTTCGTGATGCTGATACACAGGACAAGATTCTGcatgctctgcagctgcagtttggTAAACAGTATCCATG CTCAAAAATATATGGAGATGGTAATGCTGTTCCAAGGATTTTGAAGTTCCTTAAATCTATTGACCTCAAAGAGCCATTgcaaaagaaattctgttttcctcctgtcAAAGATAATATTTCTCAAGATATTGACCATATTCTAGAGACACAGAGTGCTCTGGCTGTGGATCTAGGTGGAACAAATCTCCGAGTAGCAATTGTCAGTATGAAG gGTGAAATAGTTAAGAAGTATACCCAGCTCAACCCTAAAACTTACGAAGACAGACTAGAATTAATTCTAAAGATGTGTGTAGAGGCTGCATCAGAGGCAGTAAATGTGAACTGCAGAATTTTGGGAGTAG GTATTTCCACAGGTGGACGGGTAAATCCCCGAGAAGGAATTGTGCTTCACTCTACAAAACTCATTCAGGAGTGGAGCTCTGTGGATCTCAGAACTCCAATATCTGATGCTCTGCACCTGCCAGTCTGGGTGGACAATGATGGAAACTGTGCTGCACTAGCAGAGAGGAAATTTGGTCAtggaaaaggaatagaaaatttTGTGACACTCATTACTGGTACAG GAATTGGAGGTGGAATCATTCATCAACACGAATTGATCCATGGCAgttctttctgtgctgctgagctTGGGCATATTGTTGTATCTTTAGATGGACCAGAGTGCCTGTGTGGTAGCCAAGGATGTATAGAAGCATATGCCTCTGGAATAGCATTACAGAGAGAAGCTAAGAAACTGCATGATG AGGATCTGCTTTTAGTAGAAGGAATGTcaatgaagaaggaggaggtTGTTAGCGCTGCACATCTCATTCAAGCAGCTAAACTTGGGAACACAAAAGCAGACAGCATTCTCAGAACAG ctgggacagcatTAGGCCTTGGAGTTGTGAACATTCTGCACACCATGAACCCCTCTCTTGTTATCCTTTCTGGAGTTCTAGCTAGCCACTATGTTAATGCTGTCAAAGATGTGATAAATCGACAGGCTCTGTCCTCTGTTAAAACTGTGGATGTGGTGGTCTCAAATCTAGCAGATCCTGCTCTTCTTGGAGCTGCTAGCCTGGTACTGGATTATACTACACGTAGAATATACTAG
- the GNE gene encoding bifunctional UDP-N-acetylglucosamine 2-epimerase/N-acetylmannosamine kinase isoform X2, translating into MEKNGNNHKLRVCVATCNRADYSKLAPIMFGIKAEPQFFELDVVVLGSHLIDDYGNTYRMIEQDDFDIHTRLHTIVRGEDEAAMVESVGLALVKLPDVLNRLKPDIMIVHGDRFDALALATSAALMNIRILHIEGGEVSGTIDDSIRHAITKLAHYHVCCTRSAEQHLIAMCEDHDRILLAGCPSYDKLLSAKNKDYMSIIRMWLGEDVKTRDYIVALQHPVTTDIKHSIKMFELTLDALISFNKRTLVLFPNVDAGSKEMVRVMRKKGIEHHPNFRAVKHVPFDQFIQLVAHAGCMIGNSSCGVREVGAFGTPVINLGTRQTGRETGENVLHVRDADTQDKILHALQLQFGKQYPCSKIYGDGNAVPRILKFLKSIDLKEPLQKKFCFPPVKDNISQDIDHILETQSALAVDLGGTNLRVAIVSMKGEIVKKYTQLNPKTYEDRLELILKMCVEAASEAVNVNCRILGVGISTGGRVNPREGIVLHSTKLIQEWSSVDLRTPISDALHLPVWVDNDGNCAALAERKFGHGKGIENFVTLITGTGIGGGIIHQHELIHGSSFCAAELGHIVVSLDGPECLCGSQGCIEAYASGIALQREAKKLHDEDLLLVEGMSMKKEEVVSAAHLIQAAKLGNTKADSILRTAGTALGLGVVNILHTMNPSLVILSGVLASHYVNAVKDVINRQALSSVKTVDVVVSNLADPALLGAASLVLDYTTRRIY; encoded by the exons ATGGAGAAGAATGGAAACAACCACAAACTTCGTGTTTGTGTTGCTACTTGCAACCGTGCTGATTATTCAAAATTAGCTCCCATTATGTTTGGTATTAAGGCAGAACCACAGTTCTTTGAGCTTGATGTCGTAGTACTTGGTTCCCACCTGATCGATGATTATGG TAATACCTATCGTATGATTGAACAAGATGATTTCGATATTCATACAAGATTGCACACCATTGTGAGAGGGGAGGATGAGGCAGCTATGGTGGAGTCAGTAGGCCTTGCATTAGTCAAGTTACCAGATGTCCTGAACCGCCTGAAACCTGACATAATGATAGTTCATGGGGACAGATTTGACGCTTTGGCCCTGGCCACATCTGCAGCCCTGATGAATATTCGCATTCTTCACATTGAAGGTGGAGAAGTCAGTGGGACCATTGATGACTCTATCAGACATGCTATAACCAAACTGGCCCATTACCATGTGTGCTGCACGAGGAGTGCAGAGCAGCATTTGATAGCCATGTGTGAAGACCATGACCGCATCCTTCTAGCAGGCTGTCCCTCATATGACAAGCTTCTCTCTGCCAAAAATAAGGACTACATGAGTATTATACGCATGTGGCTAG GTGAAGATGTCAAAACCAGGGATTATATAGTTGCTCTTCAACATCCTGTAACCACAGATATTAAACATTCCATAAAGATGTTTGAGCTGACGCTAGATGCACTCATCTCCTTCAACAAGAGAACACTTGTTCTATTCCCTAATGTGGATGCAG gAAGCAAAGAGATGGTTCGGGTGATGAGGAAGAAGGGCATTGAACATCATCCCAATTTTCGGGCAGTAAAGCATGTCCCATTTGACCAGTTCATTCAGCTAGTTGCTCATGCTGGCTGTATGATTGGTAACAGCAGTTGTGGTGTCAGAGAGGTGGGAGCATTTGGTACACCTGTCATTAACCTGGGGACACGTCagacaggaagagaaacag GTGAAAATGTTCTTCATGTTCGTGATGCTGATACACAGGACAAGATTCTGcatgctctgcagctgcagtttggTAAACAGTATCCATG CTCAAAAATATATGGAGATGGTAATGCTGTTCCAAGGATTTTGAAGTTCCTTAAATCTATTGACCTCAAAGAGCCATTgcaaaagaaattctgttttcctcctgtcAAAGATAATATTTCTCAAGATATTGACCATATTCTAGAGACACAGAGTGCTCTGGCTGTGGATCTAGGTGGAACAAATCTCCGAGTAGCAATTGTCAGTATGAAG gGTGAAATAGTTAAGAAGTATACCCAGCTCAACCCTAAAACTTACGAAGACAGACTAGAATTAATTCTAAAGATGTGTGTAGAGGCTGCATCAGAGGCAGTAAATGTGAACTGCAGAATTTTGGGAGTAG GTATTTCCACAGGTGGACGGGTAAATCCCCGAGAAGGAATTGTGCTTCACTCTACAAAACTCATTCAGGAGTGGAGCTCTGTGGATCTCAGAACTCCAATATCTGATGCTCTGCACCTGCCAGTCTGGGTGGACAATGATGGAAACTGTGCTGCACTAGCAGAGAGGAAATTTGGTCAtggaaaaggaatagaaaatttTGTGACACTCATTACTGGTACAG GAATTGGAGGTGGAATCATTCATCAACACGAATTGATCCATGGCAgttctttctgtgctgctgagctTGGGCATATTGTTGTATCTTTAGATGGACCAGAGTGCCTGTGTGGTAGCCAAGGATGTATAGAAGCATATGCCTCTGGAATAGCATTACAGAGAGAAGCTAAGAAACTGCATGATG AGGATCTGCTTTTAGTAGAAGGAATGTcaatgaagaaggaggaggtTGTTAGCGCTGCACATCTCATTCAAGCAGCTAAACTTGGGAACACAAAAGCAGACAGCATTCTCAGAACAG ctgggacagcatTAGGCCTTGGAGTTGTGAACATTCTGCACACCATGAACCCCTCTCTTGTTATCCTTTCTGGAGTTCTAGCTAGCCACTATGTTAATGCTGTCAAAGATGTGATAAATCGACAGGCTCTGTCCTCTGTTAAAACTGTGGATGTGGTGGTCTCAAATCTAGCAGATCCTGCTCTTCTTGGAGCTGCTAGCCTGGTACTGGATTATACTACACGTAGAATATACTAG
- the GNE gene encoding bifunctional UDP-N-acetylglucosamine 2-epimerase/N-acetylmannosamine kinase isoform X3, with the protein MIEQDDFDIHTRLHTIVRGEDEAAMVESVGLALVKLPDVLNRLKPDIMIVHGDRFDALALATSAALMNIRILHIEGGEVSGTIDDSIRHAITKLAHYHVCCTRSAEQHLIAMCEDHDRILLAGCPSYDKLLSAKNKDYMSIIRMWLGEDVKTRDYIVALQHPVTTDIKHSIKMFELTLDALISFNKRTLVLFPNVDAGSKEMVRVMRKKGIEHHPNFRAVKHVPFDQFIQLVAHAGCMIGNSSCGVREVGAFGTPVINLGTRQTGRETGENVLHVRDADTQDKILHALQLQFGKQYPCSKIYGDGNAVPRILKFLKSIDLKEPLQKKFCFPPVKDNISQDIDHILETQSALAVDLGGTNLRVAIVSMKGEIVKKYTQLNPKTYEDRLELILKMCVEAASEAVNVNCRILGVGISTGGRVNPREGIVLHSTKLIQEWSSVDLRTPISDALHLPVWVDNDGNCAALAERKFGHGKGIENFVTLITGTGIGGGIIHQHELIHGSSFCAAELGHIVVSLDGPECLCGSQGCIEAYASGIALQREAKKLHDEDLLLVEGMSMKKEEVVSAAHLIQAAKLGNTKADSILRTAGTALGLGVVNILHTMNPSLVILSGVLASHYVNAVKDVINRQALSSVKTVDVVVSNLADPALLGAASLVLDYTTRRIY; encoded by the exons ATGATTGAACAAGATGATTTCGATATTCATACAAGATTGCACACCATTGTGAGAGGGGAGGATGAGGCAGCTATGGTGGAGTCAGTAGGCCTTGCATTAGTCAAGTTACCAGATGTCCTGAACCGCCTGAAACCTGACATAATGATAGTTCATGGGGACAGATTTGACGCTTTGGCCCTGGCCACATCTGCAGCCCTGATGAATATTCGCATTCTTCACATTGAAGGTGGAGAAGTCAGTGGGACCATTGATGACTCTATCAGACATGCTATAACCAAACTGGCCCATTACCATGTGTGCTGCACGAGGAGTGCAGAGCAGCATTTGATAGCCATGTGTGAAGACCATGACCGCATCCTTCTAGCAGGCTGTCCCTCATATGACAAGCTTCTCTCTGCCAAAAATAAGGACTACATGAGTATTATACGCATGTGGCTAG GTGAAGATGTCAAAACCAGGGATTATATAGTTGCTCTTCAACATCCTGTAACCACAGATATTAAACATTCCATAAAGATGTTTGAGCTGACGCTAGATGCACTCATCTCCTTCAACAAGAGAACACTTGTTCTATTCCCTAATGTGGATGCAG gAAGCAAAGAGATGGTTCGGGTGATGAGGAAGAAGGGCATTGAACATCATCCCAATTTTCGGGCAGTAAAGCATGTCCCATTTGACCAGTTCATTCAGCTAGTTGCTCATGCTGGCTGTATGATTGGTAACAGCAGTTGTGGTGTCAGAGAGGTGGGAGCATTTGGTACACCTGTCATTAACCTGGGGACACGTCagacaggaagagaaacag GTGAAAATGTTCTTCATGTTCGTGATGCTGATACACAGGACAAGATTCTGcatgctctgcagctgcagtttggTAAACAGTATCCATG CTCAAAAATATATGGAGATGGTAATGCTGTTCCAAGGATTTTGAAGTTCCTTAAATCTATTGACCTCAAAGAGCCATTgcaaaagaaattctgttttcctcctgtcAAAGATAATATTTCTCAAGATATTGACCATATTCTAGAGACACAGAGTGCTCTGGCTGTGGATCTAGGTGGAACAAATCTCCGAGTAGCAATTGTCAGTATGAAG gGTGAAATAGTTAAGAAGTATACCCAGCTCAACCCTAAAACTTACGAAGACAGACTAGAATTAATTCTAAAGATGTGTGTAGAGGCTGCATCAGAGGCAGTAAATGTGAACTGCAGAATTTTGGGAGTAG GTATTTCCACAGGTGGACGGGTAAATCCCCGAGAAGGAATTGTGCTTCACTCTACAAAACTCATTCAGGAGTGGAGCTCTGTGGATCTCAGAACTCCAATATCTGATGCTCTGCACCTGCCAGTCTGGGTGGACAATGATGGAAACTGTGCTGCACTAGCAGAGAGGAAATTTGGTCAtggaaaaggaatagaaaatttTGTGACACTCATTACTGGTACAG GAATTGGAGGTGGAATCATTCATCAACACGAATTGATCCATGGCAgttctttctgtgctgctgagctTGGGCATATTGTTGTATCTTTAGATGGACCAGAGTGCCTGTGTGGTAGCCAAGGATGTATAGAAGCATATGCCTCTGGAATAGCATTACAGAGAGAAGCTAAGAAACTGCATGATG AGGATCTGCTTTTAGTAGAAGGAATGTcaatgaagaaggaggaggtTGTTAGCGCTGCACATCTCATTCAAGCAGCTAAACTTGGGAACACAAAAGCAGACAGCATTCTCAGAACAG ctgggacagcatTAGGCCTTGGAGTTGTGAACATTCTGCACACCATGAACCCCTCTCTTGTTATCCTTTCTGGAGTTCTAGCTAGCCACTATGTTAATGCTGTCAAAGATGTGATAAATCGACAGGCTCTGTCCTCTGTTAAAACTGTGGATGTGGTGGTCTCAAATCTAGCAGATCCTGCTCTTCTTGGAGCTGCTAGCCTGGTACTGGATTATACTACACGTAGAATATACTAG